A DNA window from Oceanivirga salmonicida contains the following coding sequences:
- a CDS encoding ribonuclease R family protein codes for MSNKIGELSMTRNGYGFILTETEKYFVAGRNMKTAADKDKVEFRITKYKGRDEAIITKIIKRHTDEFVGTINNSKNFSFVTVDNLAKDVYIKKGAILKAKENDIVKIKITNWGSEDKKPEAKVIRVYGANDLATNVVNARLDSMGISRKFSKEELKASDDLKVANIEDELKNRKDLRHLAHITIDGEDTRDIDDAVYLEKDGNHYILYVSIADVSYYVKENGILDKLALQRGNSIYLYDRVIPMLPRRLTNDLCSLNPNEDKLAFTVKLVYDEKAKLISTDFFKSVIVSHKRCTYTEVNEVLKGNAEHKYKDMLLNMNELSNLMSDISKSRGAMEFEFPELKLILDEKQKLVDIKLRVREEAEVLIENFMVSANEAVANYLFYANIPGIYRVHEKPTLESMNELNKELVAIGLSVANPSKLTSRLQKIIDKTKGEIYGYFIHKLILRSMQKAIYSKDDKGHFGLSLEHYLHFTSPIRRYSDLVVHRILDKSLNKYMNEYQKEKINKKLDFISKHISKTERDAQRVEFDAQSIKLSEYMTDYIGQEYISRVTWVHNDRVFVSLSNYVEAEILSDIEYNLNDEVRVKVISTNIQDGKVFVKEV; via the coding sequence ATGTCAAATAAGATTGGTGAATTATCAATGACAAGAAATGGTTATGGTTTTATACTAACTGAAACTGAAAAATATTTTGTTGCAGGTAGAAATATGAAAACAGCAGCAGATAAAGATAAAGTAGAGTTTAGAATTACGAAGTATAAGGGTCGTGATGAAGCTATAATAACTAAAATAATAAAAAGGCATACAGATGAATTTGTTGGAACTATAAATAATAGTAAGAACTTTTCTTTTGTAACGGTAGATAATCTTGCAAAAGATGTATATATTAAAAAGGGAGCAATCTTAAAAGCAAAAGAAAATGATATAGTAAAAATTAAAATTACAAACTGGGGAAGTGAAGATAAAAAACCAGAAGCCAAAGTTATAAGGGTATATGGAGCAAATGATTTAGCAACTAATGTTGTTAATGCAAGACTTGATTCCATGGGAATAAGTAGAAAATTTAGTAAAGAAGAGTTAAAAGCATCTGATGATTTAAAGGTAGCAAATATTGAAGATGAACTAAAAAACCGTAAAGATTTAAGACATTTAGCACATATTACCATAGATGGAGAAGATACAAGAGATATAGATGATGCGGTTTATCTTGAAAAAGATGGAAATCATTATATACTATATGTAAGTATTGCTGATGTTTCTTATTATGTAAAAGAAAATGGAATTTTAGATAAATTGGCTTTACAAAGGGGAAATTCAATATATCTATATGATAGAGTAATACCTATGTTACCTAGAAGACTAACCAATGACCTTTGTTCATTAAATCCTAATGAAGATAAACTAGCATTTACTGTGAAGTTAGTATATGATGAGAAAGCTAAATTAATATCAACAGATTTTTTCAAATCAGTAATAGTTAGTCATAAAAGATGCACATATACTGAAGTTAATGAAGTTTTAAAAGGAAATGCAGAACATAAATATAAGGATATGTTACTTAATATGAATGAATTATCTAATTTAATGAGTGATATTAGTAAAAGTCGTGGTGCTATGGAATTTGAATTCCCTGAATTAAAACTTATACTAGATGAAAAGCAAAAATTAGTAGATATAAAATTAAGAGTTAGAGAAGAAGCAGAAGTTTTAATTGAAAATTTCATGGTTTCAGCTAATGAAGCAGTAGCAAATTATTTATTCTATGCTAATATACCTGGTATATATAGAGTACATGAAAAACCAACATTAGAATCTATGAATGAACTTAATAAGGAATTAGTTGCAATAGGTTTATCAGTAGCTAACCCTAGTAAATTAACTAGTAGGTTACAAAAAATAATAGATAAAACTAAGGGTGAAATATATGGTTATTTTATACATAAATTAATATTAAGATCTATGCAAAAAGCAATATATTCAAAAGATGATAAAGGACATTTCGGTTTAAGTTTAGAGCATTATTTACACTTTACTTCACCTATTAGAAGATATTCAGACTTAGTAGTTCATAGAATTTTAGATAAGAGTTTAAATAAATACATGAATGAATATCAAAAAGAAAAAATAAATAAGAAATTAGATTTTATCTCTAAGCATATTTCTAAAACTGAAAGAGATGCACAAAGGGTAGAATTTGATGCACAAAGTATTAAATTAAGTGAGTATATGACTGACTATATAGGTCAAGAATACATATCAAGAGTAACTTGGGTACATAATGATAGAGTATTCGTAAGTTTATCAAATTATGTAGAAGCAGAGATATTATCTGATATTGAATATAATTTAAATGATGAAGTTAGAGTTAAAGTTATATCAACTAATATACAAGATGGTAAAGTATTTGTAAAAGAGGTG